In the genome of Piliocolobus tephrosceles isolate RC106 chromosome 20, ASM277652v3, whole genome shotgun sequence, one region contains:
- the LOC111528600 gene encoding cytochrome c oxidase subunit 5B, mitochondrial, producing MASRLLRGAGALAAQALRARGPSGVAAVRSMASAGGVPTDDEQATGLEREIMLAARKGLDPYNVLAPKGASGTKEDPNLVPSITNKRIVGCICEEDNTSVVWFWLHEGEAQRCPRCGAHYKLVPHQLAH from the coding sequence ATGGCTTCAAGGTTACTTCGCGGAGCTGGAGCGCTGGCCGCGCAGGCCCTGAGGGCTCGCGGCCCCAGTGGTGTGGCCGCGGTGCGCTCCATGGCATCTGCAGGTGGTGTTCCCACTGATGACGAGCAGGCGACTGGGTTGGAGAGGGAGATCATGCTGGCTGCAAGGAAGGGACTGGACCCATACAATGTACTGGCCCCAAAGGGAGCTTCAGGCACCAAGGAAGACCCTAATTTAGTACCCTCCATCACCAACAAGAGAATAGTGGGCTGCATCTGTGAAGAGGACAATACCAGCGTCGTCTGGTTTTGGCTGCATGAAGGCGAGGCCCAGCGATGCCCCCGCTGTGGAGCCCATTACAAGCTGGTGCCCCACCAGCTGGCACACTGA